TCCTACCTGAACCCCTGCAATTGTAAAAAGGCCCAAACCAATAGTGTCAAAAAGCATTAAATGCTTTCTTAGTAATTCTAACCTTTCTTGAAAAACCATTGCTGTGATAGCTCCACCAATGATAAAGTAGATATAGGTAGGATCATCAATCCAAAATACATCTCTACCTTCTATTAATGTATCTCTAAGGGTACCTCCGCCAACGGATGTAACAAAGGCCACGATGACCACTCCAAAGGCATCTAACCTTTTATTCATAGCGACCAGAGCTCCAGATATGCCAAAGGCAAATGTACCTACAACTCCAATGTAATAGATGATTTCTTCCAAATACGTATGTTATTATGTCTAATTGATGTATTAAAAATATCATTTTAAAAATATTCTATCATCAAAATTCTAAAATTTTAATAGATATTTATTCAACTTCAATAAACTAAATGTCTGATTTCCTTCAAGCGATGATTGATAAGTTAGATTATCAATTTTTATATACACTTTAGGTCCTTTTTTGTTAGCTTTGTAGACTAAATTTTAGAGCAGGAAAGTAGCATGGCATACATCATATACGATACGGAGACCACAGGTTTACCGAAAAACTTTAACGCACCCATATCAGATCTTGAAAATTGGCCCCGAGTGGTTCAATTAGCTTGGCAGTTGCATGACGATCATGGTCAACTGATTAAAGCACAAAACCTGATTGTAAAACCTGATGGTTATACAATTCCATTTAATGCGACTAAAGTTCACGGTATTACCACTGAACATGCAATTGAGCATGGTCATCTGTTAAAGGATGTATTGGAGGAGTTCAAAATCGACTTGGCAAAAGCCGATCGACAAGTGGGACACAACCTTCAATTTGATATTAATGTTACAGGAGCAGAATTCTTAAGAGAAGGCATTGAAAGTACAATCACAGAAGTGGAAGTGATTGATACGATGAAGTCTTCGACAGATTTCTGTGCTTTACCAGGAGG
The Flammeovirga agarivorans genome window above contains:
- a CDS encoding trimeric intracellular cation channel family protein; the encoded protein is MEEIIYYIGVVGTFAFGISGALVAMNKRLDAFGVVIVAFVTSVGGGTLRDTLIEGRDVFWIDDPTYIYFIIGGAITAMVFQERLELLRKHLMLFDTIGLGLFTIAGVQVGLNYNLSYSICIILGVITGAFGGVSRDILVNEIPYIFHKEIYATISILGSAIFLVMHYFGFGDGLYQLIPISIIILLRLLVVSREITLPSLYTDLKRKKKTE